Proteins encoded by one window of Geothermobacter hydrogeniphilus:
- a CDS encoding glutamine amidotransferase-related protein yields the protein MKGCHQGAKDTKKVKTFLKKPSPLFAGVDDESFVYFVHSYYCRAANDDDVAASCRYGEVEFCASIRHDNILATQFHPEKSQTVGLRIFRNFGEI from the coding sequence TTGAAAGGCTGCCACCAAGGCGCCAAGGACACCAAGAAAGTCAAAACATTCCTGAAGAAACCGTCGCCGCTCTTTGCCGGGGTGGATGACGAGAGCTTTGTCTATTTCGTTCATTCATACTACTGTCGGGCCGCCAATGACGACGATGTCGCCGCCAGCTGTCGTTACGGTGAGGTCGAGTTCTGCGCCTCGATCCGCCACGACAATATTCTGGCAACCCAGTTCCATCCCGAGAAGAGTCAGACGGTGGGGCTGCGGATTTTTCGGAATTTCGGAGAGATTTGA
- the hisH gene encoding imidazole glycerol phosphate synthase subunit HisH: protein MITIIDYEMGNLRSVEKAFESLGFAARVSADPADIASADKLVLPGVGAFADCIANLKKGGFVAPLLAHVESGKPLLGICVGMQMLFDESEEFGRHQGLGLIPGRVVRFPSGMIENGERLKVPHMGWNNLLLKKPSPLFAGVDDESFVYFVHSYYCRAANDDDVAASCRYGEVEFCASIRHDNILATQFHPEKSQTVGLRIFRNFGEI, encoded by the coding sequence GGGCAACCTGCGCAGTGTCGAGAAAGCCTTTGAGTCGCTCGGCTTCGCGGCCAGGGTCAGCGCCGACCCGGCGGATATCGCCAGTGCCGACAAGCTGGTGCTGCCGGGTGTCGGCGCTTTCGCCGACTGTATCGCCAACCTGAAAAAGGGCGGCTTCGTCGCGCCTCTTCTTGCCCATGTGGAAAGCGGCAAGCCGCTGCTCGGCATCTGTGTCGGTATGCAGATGCTGTTCGATGAGAGTGAAGAGTTCGGGCGCCACCAGGGGCTGGGACTGATCCCCGGTCGGGTGGTGCGTTTCCCTTCGGGAATGATCGAGAACGGCGAGCGCCTCAAGGTCCCGCACATGGGCTGGAACAACCTGCTTCTGAAGAAACCGTCGCCGCTCTTTGCCGGGGTGGATGACGAGAGCTTTGTCTATTTCGTTCATTCATACTACTGTCGGGCCGCCAATGACGACGATGTCGCCGCCAGCTGTCGTTACGGTGAGGTCGAGTTCTGCGCCTCGATCCGCCACGACAATATTCTGGCAACCCAGTTCCATCCCGAGAAGAGTCAGACGGTGGGGCTGCGGATTTTTCGGAATTTCGGAGAGATTTGA